In a single window of the Apteryx mantelli isolate bAptMan1 chromosome 11, bAptMan1.hap1, whole genome shotgun sequence genome:
- the LOC136993048 gene encoding olfactory receptor 14C36-like, with translation LHYGTLMGSRACVKMAAAAWASGFPNAVLHTANTFSIPLCQGNTVDQFFCEIPQILKLSCSDSYLREVGLLVAGACLASGCFIFIVLSYVQIFTAVLRIPSEQGRRKVFSTCLPHLAVVSLFVSTAVFACLKPPSISSPALDLMVTVLYAVVPPILNPLIYSMRNKELKDALRKVTSTFFSSGNIGIALHK, from the coding sequence ctgcactacgggaccctcatgggcagcagagcttgtgtcaaaatggcagcagctgcctgggccagtggttttcccAATGCCGTgctacacactgctaacacattttccataccactctgccaaggcaacacagtggaccagttcttctgtgagattccccagatcctcaagctctcctgctcagactcctacctcagggaagttgggcttcttgtggctgGTGCCTGTTtagcctctgggtgtttcattttcattgtgctgtcctatgtgcagatcttcactgctgtgctgaggatcccctctgagcagggccggcgcaaagtcttttccacgtgcctccctcacctggccgtggtctccctgtttgtcagcactgcagtttttgcctgtctgaagcccccctccatctcctccccagccctgGATCTcatggtgactgttctgtacgctgtggtgcctccaatactgaaccctctcatctacagcatgaggaacaaggagctcaaagatgccctgaggaaagtgacttcgacatttttcagcagtggtaatatTGGCATTGCTCTTCATAAATGA